acgtaaagtgagggtgatttttttttctcatccaaccctatagtgtggggtatccttggataggtcttttaaaaccattaggagttaagacgatttttcgattcattttttttgcgaaatatttgcaaattttcattaaaatcgagcgtccccccccacccctctaaaatgtacagtgggtggaaaatatttaaaaaattcaggataagtagtatataaactttcaaggaaaactataacggctaagtttgcttgagaattattagtagttttactcttaaatagcagcctaaggtaggtatgaaatataccttaacttggaagattccgtataaaatacgaaatccttagaaaaatattacttacatttttcgtaatggctacggaaccctttgggcgtgtccgacacgctcttggccggtttttttttggatttataAAGCAACTAAAATGACGTTAGCTGTGACaacctttaattttttaatgagTTTCGGAACTTTAAATAAActgtatcaatgaactaaaacccGAAATGGAGCAGCGCAAAGTAACGcatgatttaataaattgaacCTGTATTACGTCATAGAACTTACAAAATGAGCTCGACAAATTACCACGGGACTATATAAACAATTActctgctcacccgcgaccttacgacagctacgtccaaatatgtaatTATCATGGTGAAAACGGTTGCAtggctctgatgatgaactctggttgagttcaaaacgcgtcagtgtagtgtggtggtggtagttGCGTTTGtctgatgtttgtgtgtacacGAACACACATTTATTCCATAGACGTACAGTAGCTATAGTAAGGTTGCGAGTGTACTACAGTAATTGGAAAGTAAcgcattattcaataaattatacttttcCGGTAAAACAGAGGTTGGAACCCGGGACTTCGCACAAAGagagtaggataggataggacaTTGATTTAAAATTCTAAACGTCTTTGCTCTGTTACTGTTCAATATCTATCATGTATCATTCATTATAATAAAGGTGGCATCTGATCTTTCTTTTGTTACTTCTTTAACTCAGCGATGTGCAGCCTAACCACCGACACTTACTTGATAGTACAAACTTTGGGATCCATGGACTGCAGGTAATTGTTCAGGCTGTTCTCGCAGTTGGTGTACGCCATACCGAGCCCCGCTCCCCCTCCTATGTACATGGGCCATCTCCTCGCACTGCGCAGGAAAAAGCTGCCCATCATACTGCCGATTACGAGTCCGGCAActggaattatcatcatcattatcatcatcatcatcaaattattttcaaattcaaattcaagtgGTTGGCTGTAGGAAACGGCGTATCTGACTGTGCCAGACAGTCTGCCAACAGAAGGGTATGGCGGGAGATCGTACGGAGAGCTGTGTCTGCCTCTACCACCGACGCGCACGCCTCaatgtgaccacgaccgctatgccaagagcgacacgacaaagaagagaagaagaagaggaccttgtgcaaggtccgcccgtattgctaccaccatcttgctcgctaatcctgccgtgaagcagcatttgcactgttgtatttcggcgtggagagtaagacagccggtgaaattattggcacttgaggtatgccATCTTAGGccactaggttggcaacgcatctgcaatacccctggtgttgcagatgtttatgggcggtggtgatctcttaccatcaggagaccaactttctcgtttgccacccagtcgaataaaaaaaaagtcatttattTGGTAAGTGGGCTGCAATTCTTAAATCGCAATTATTTCTCAATTCTTTTACacgtcttttttagggttccgtagccaaatggcaaaaaacggaacccttgtggattcgtcatgtctgtctgtccgtctgtccgtccgtatgtcacagccactttttccgaaactataagaactatactgttgaaacttggtaagtagatgtattctaagagccgcattaagattttcacacaaaaatagaaaaaaacaataaattttggggattccccatacttagaacagaaacttaaatttttttttcatcaaacccataagtgtggggtatctatggataggtcttcaaaatgatattgaggtttttaatatcatttttttctaaactgaatagtttgcgcgagagacacttccaaagtgataaaatgtgtgtgttaatgttttcgtaatggccacggaaccctatttcgtgcgtgtccgacatgctcttggccggtttttattatcaTCACCGCCACGACCATaatcattatcataattatcAAGAAATCTCCACTATTATCATTATAACAATGTAATGCTCCAAATTTTAATTGATAAAtactaaattataaattgctatTATCAATGCGTGAATTTTTAATCACAGCAAAAGTAATTGAACAAACTAGGAAGAAATCTTGTACATAGACAGTTGGATCGCGAGAAGAACGCAGGTTCAGTACTTTTCATTCTGAAATGTTGACAGGATTGGAATATACAAATTTGAAAACACACAGAGCTCTACTGTATTTATACTTGTTGTTTTATACctctatatttaaaaattaaacttagcaaaacgctttacggtaaaggaaaacatcgtgagggaacctgcacaaacctgcgaagcatttctatggtatgtgtgaagttccaatccgcaccaCCAATTTCCAACgttgtacctataataatatattcttgTATCAcaaaacttagaaaaaaaaaacgaaaactcAGCAATGCTGGCCTGAATTTGAACAAACAATCGATTATATTTAACAAACAGAAGTCGATGAAATCTTTAATTTACCTCTGATTTGTGTTCTATTGTAATaatagtttctttttaaaactaataataatttggGCCAGTGCTTCAAACGCGACGCTgatctttattaaattaaaaattaaagtaataCACATCGAATAGCTGCATCGATGATATCTATGATATTTGCATATTAACTTTCCTGCAAAAGACTAAACGACTTTTAAGGCACAAACGGTTTATAACTTGGATAACACATCAAacaattgatatttttattcccgcaggatagcaataaacgaattcctCACACACAAAATTACGGGCTATATCTAGTAATAACAAAATACTTCTGGTATTAGGTATACAGATAAAAACGCAagtgtattttaaatttttgttttgccGACGAAACTAAAATGATTCTTATTTTCCTTTGAGTAATATTCATGTCTATTTACTCACCAGTTTTTACACCCAAATCCAAAAAACAAGACTCGTATCTCTCCTCGAAACTTCTTTTGTCAGGTTTAGTCATTTCTTTTCTAGACTATGTCAAAAACACGCCGGTCACgactaaatacattttaaaacaacATAATGCTTGAATcaactaaaaaacaaaacaaataaaataacaaaaccaCAAAACGgaatatatgtttttttgagCGTTTAACGTGATTGACGTTGACGGTTGctgattttagttttaaataatttgacatGAAAATGTAAGgagtttttattacttatgaaGTCATATTTTTCGACCGTAGAGAATAGTCAAGTACGCAGCAACTTTTTTGCACTTTTTgactgtaattttatttctttgctgtatatactagcttttgcccgcgcgGCTCgtcccgcgtggtattcggttatcgttatcgcgcgctgttccctcgggaactgtgcatttttccggaataaaaagtagcctttgtcactctcgggcccataaactatctctatgccaaaaaccacgtcgatccatcgctccgttacggcgtgaaagacggacaaacacacaaacacactttcacatttataataattaaatggatgtcatcattattatcagcCTCGCGTGGGAGGGTACTACGGTCAAAGTTcaacttatcaggatgctcatccTATATGCCGACACATGCTCTTTTAATCTAGTATTAAACTGCGACCTGtatgaccaacatatactttactgcagtcattacaagtgagcttgtatacatataattttgccaaacatttgttggaactaaatctttatcggactcagattcgtatgaagtgtacattattgtggcaaggggtttcgtctcgatattttagaatgcatggagataattagatacacagtatggggtctattattaatgagcaggtaaatttagtttcatctccttgctacggcttggatctaatttcagcaatggtagttaataaaacatgccttgacagtaaataaataaaatcaaggtagttttgaaggaaggttaaaaaaataattaaaaatttgtgggtagttttgttttgttttataaaacatatgtgggtacttggggagttacagtgacaaattaaaacggtggttgtggttcgttagtcttacaactggtagcatggtgtacggttgtgtcactctgaagatgagctctggttgagttcgaaacgcgtcagtgtagtgtggtggtggtgatagatgggtttgtgtgatttgtgtgtgttcttacagtgtggaggtggaggaactgcatgaacacgcatattttgcataagcttagctatcgtaaggtcgcgggtgagcaaggaaattcttttaattcattgatatggacctccgcaaagtaacgcctgattcaataaattaagtcaAGTCTAGTCAAGACAAGTCGGATGTCAACAATACGTAAGTAGGACGAAGGTTCCacccagcaaggctactacgaaactcgaagttcgtatcgtaccgtccctctcgctctcgtattaaatataagtgtcagagggaccgcacgaaacgaacttcgagtttcgattttcgtagtagccctgctggtacgcgattcagttcctttgactgtacttgcgcCTGCGACGCAAACTTATCTTCAAAACCCGCGTCTCGCTTGCTTCACAACTCACATCAGGCGCGTGGTATTTATTTCGTACGTATATTTTTTCCAAGTCGCTACACTctctcttgacagagtggtcgggTCGTTTCCGTCGGTTGAGAATCAGTAATGAACATGGcgacttttttgttaaaatagtgTCGTGGTTTTCCTCTTGCCTTCCACAGCACagtggtttgtgtgatttgtgtgtgttcttacagtgtggtggtggaggagctgcgtgaacgcgcatattttgcataaacttataagtttatatatacttatagctatagctatcataaggtcgcgggtgaacaaagaaattcttttagttcgtttTCAAAACTCTGATAGCAACAAAATAATAGCCGTCTCCGTGTAGCGTTTAAACCGTCACTATTTGACAAATGGCAACCGTGGACGTCGACTCCAGGGTTGTCAATATCGCTTCGTTACCGAGAAACAGCTTTGATAAGACATGCAGATAGGATTACTGGTAGGCAGCCCTATTTCCCTGATTAGCCAGCTTGTAGGTAAGCTCTTTGTCTATTACCGGCTTAGACTGCATCGATTAAGTACGATTCGGTCTTAATTGGACGTGCATTGGTTTGGCTGAAGGTCTTAGTGGAAGTCGGGGTTATGAAGTTGGCATGTAATATAAACATATCATCAGCATCCCGGCcaatatacttcccactgctgggcactggcctcctTTCACaatgcggattaggaacttgaATGAAACACATCAAATTGAAATAGGTACAgccaagggcaaagatatcgacacggccaaagttgcgaaaatatgtatacacggtcttaatgttcagtgcataaagtcgtgtatacatatttttgtaactttggccgtgtcgatatttttgcccttgactgtactggtTTCATCACGATCGTGGAAAATTGAAATGTAATTgtgcacataaatttcgaaaaactcagaggtgctaacctagtggtttgacataatGAATGATCTCTCAAATGaggtcgtgagttcaaacccgggcttcatttttctatcattttatctttgtttttttttcgctaaACGTTTGTTGCTATGGTTTGTTGCAAATACAGGAGATGCCAAATATCTTAGTCGGCAATAGGCGTTAAATTAAAACGTAAGTTAACCTTTTGATTAAGTGTTTCATTTACCAAGAGGGcgatgtttattaaaattatgcaaatatataataaaataaatcactcTACATTAAAATGACCGTCATAATACACTTAATACGTGATGgccgaaaaaaattaaaattcagctCTCGTCCACAACCCTTTTTGCGAAGTTTGGAATTTTTAATTTCGGACAATATTAATGACATGATGTACGTTTAGGCATGTGTGGACGTGTCATACTTTATGAAAAAGTGGACtcgtaataaattattatccgataacgaaaatacaaactgagacttggatgcacagaaaaaccagaaaaagagaccagcgctcggaatcgagcccaggtcctcagcattccgtgctgcgtgccatacccctacactaccactggacaggagtacaaacaggaatttctcctatgcacacatatctcaggttacttttttctactacgctacttaagcagcagtactagcgacatctatgtttcgctctcatcgatgaattttcgatatggttttacgggatgaccataaaagtaacaaatttggagttgaaaaaaaaatacaaaaagactccaaataaccaatcataatattatCCGATAACACAGCCTTTGAAAGCAGAAAGGTTCAAATATCGTGTAACtgtgttaaatatttagttgtgtgaaattaaatacctatttgtTAGGTATATAAGTCattaaaatatcatcatcatcatcatcccagcctatatacgtcccactgctgggcacaggcctcctctcagaacaagagggcttgggccatagttcccacgcgggcccagtgcggattgggaacttcacacgcaccattgaatttcttcgcaggtttgtccaggttcctcacgatgttttccttcaccgcaaagctcgtggtaaatttcaaatgtaattccgcacatgaatttcgaaaaactcagaggtgcgagccggggtttgaacccacgaccctctgtttgagaggcgataggtcaaaccactagccaccacggctcattaaaatatgatgattattattattgtattgtatgtaggtacagctatttattaaacataaaacatgactgttaacaagagaaaaagtcgaaaatacaaactgaaacatcgatgcacagaaaaaaccccagaaaaagagaccagcgctgggaatcgaacccaggtcctcagcattccgtgccgcatgccatacccctacaccaccactggagaggagtctagacacaattttctcccatgcaccacacatttcagcctgcttttttctaagtcacttaagcagcgacactaccTGGGTTGgattaccagcgctggtctctttttctgggattttttttgtgaatttttcagtttgtattttcgttggatttcacgggatgaccgtaaaagtaacaaatttggagttgaaataaaaaatacaaaaagactccaaaaaaaaacaatcttaagagAAAAAGATGTAAAAGATGTATGAAGAGGTGAGTGTGTGAtgtgtaaatatattattattttgactgAAGTTTGATGTACTTGACTACCGAAGATTGAAGTACCGGGTTTGATACTTGGTCTGGTGGTTTGACCCGGCCTCTCAAGTAGACTCGTGGGTTCAAATTTGAGCTCACACTTCTGaactaatgaaaaaatatcgtGAGACAACCAgcacaaccctgcgaagcaaattggtgtgtgtaaagttcccagtccgcactggacctgcgtgggaactacggctcaagccttctcattataagaggagacctgtgtgggacgtatataagctgggatggatggatggatgaagaCGTAGCTGCTCACGGATTATAGTGGAATAGCAAGGTTTAAGAATATGGTTCAATGGTACAGTCGagctcataaacttgtaagcaatgatcaaaatatctgaacatgattcTACGCCggtaacaatagagtcgtgtacagatatttttgatcaaagttttgctcacaagtttatgaactcgactgtaacaTATGTCAGTTTACGAAACTCAACTCAAATATTGACTCAAACAAGCTTCTAACTATCCTTTGATGAAAGCTCAAGCCCAAACTTTGACTAATGcgccgaataaactttaaaacagTGACAAACGATGAGCGATTTCTGTtttgaaacataataaaacaggAGGGTGTGATTTCCCCCATCCCAAAATATTGTCGTTTAGCATTATGCTAATTCGCCATTTGTCCTTTTGAAAGTATAATTTTACTAATTGTTAATTTTGCCTTGAGCTATTTGTACTTTTACTATTAGGAAATAATTTGCGAAGCTTCGTTCGTCTTTGAAATGGATTTTGGAGGTAATTTCAGCggtttaaatgatattttagaGTGTCCTTGCGTTTTTAGACAGAGTTAAAGCTCTCTTTGAACCATAGAACACTAACGACGGGAGTTGcatttaaattttctttgtaGTAAATTTTGTTCCGATTCGTTGAACTGATGAACCTATGCGCTGGACTGACTTGTTAGCTTAGCTGAGAGGAACTGAATGCGAAGGGTACAGGACTAAATGGAATGGCGTGCATTAGAAGATACCTACATTTAGCATTGGGTGGATATTGGTATGAAGAagaagaaatttcgttcttcCCCATATCATGGAGGATCAAATATACAAGTTTTCACAAAATTCATCTGGTAATAATTGACCCAGTGCTTAAGCAGGCACAAATAAACAGCCATGTAAAAATGTTCaccgaatttttaatttaggtaatgAAACATTTAAATCTCTTtgttcatattttatatttaaaaaaatactatgtgCCCTATTTAGTTGAATTTACTCAAACACTGGCTAAAATATTTCGAATAGTTTTGTGAAAATAATCTATTACactactatacttggtttggataggtatttaactaaatgtaaacaaaacaacgtcaattggtgtcttaaatattgaaattcccccattaagcTATTTAAACAATTACATTTCTGTATCGAAATAAACTAGTCTAGTTTtcgtattacaatgatagataagtaaatgtttaaaatccttgaatgtaccaaatctggcagctgaagtacATTTAGTATAAGAACATAACTAAATGTACTTCAGctaccagatttggtacattcaatttcaaaatatttataagaatACCATCACAAAAATGCGAAATACTGCATGCGATAGGAGTATCTGTATCTGTTATTGCTTGTCACATTTTTTGGCAGAGGTGAAGACGCACAATGCAATCTCCTGTTGTAAGTGCTTTGAGTGTTTACTTATACTTAAGTAATAGCTTTATGTCATTAGTGAGTCGGTTATTCATTTAGGAGATCAGCCTGAAGGGTAATTTCTTGTCAAAGgaactaaatatatatatatatgatataaatatattatgataattttatGGCTATGTTGGTACTTAGTGCGCATGCCTTCGGGCATCGAAAATTTGGTAAGcctgttaaaataaataaaaaggtttttgcTTATTTACTGTTGTTTACGTACTAACTCTAaacacaggccttctctcagattgagagggctaGGGCTGTGTTTTCTGCGCATCGTAATTTGCTAATTGGAAATTTTACATCACCATTTCGTAGGAAATAAGTCTGACTCGAGACGTTTAAATCCACCGAGCTAAATATATAAATAGCTTagatttattcatttataaatataatacatgaattaaaaaacgaataaaatttatatataaacttttattgtttataatgACTGTTAGCGCCTGATTGCTTTGGTCTTAAACGAAGATACACTGTAGCGTAAAAAGTAACTGTATGTCACCTAAATCTAGACGAAGTTTATAAGCAACAAAagcgaagaaaaatataaatgtgtacaatatattttatctactacacccatatagtaaatcatccattatgcgttcaaaaaccatagataatgaccagcattacaacattggattctattatgaacacggcagtATCGTAATGTTCATTACGATACCAAAATCGATTATTCTATACCAGAGCGCGGTGGTGGAGCTTCATCTTCAGCAGCaggagctcgtggggcagacataattctggttgcaatgcaggacattctcaatggttcttgaacgcatgaaagaggatttaatatatcgatgtataaaaagtaatgtatgcaatTGTACGTAATCAGGCTTTAAAATACTCGTGTGATCCTTTTATGAAACTCTACGCCTTGTTTCATAAAaacacactcgtgttttaagggcCCTCAttacaatcgagttcataaacttgttagcaagaattttatcaaaaatatctgaaagcgtgttcagatatttttgataaaattcttgctcacaagtttatgaactcgactgtacgtaacagttacataaactactatttcatTTCAACACTCCTTTCTCCTACAACAACTgtctctaaaattaaaataattacaaacacaAATTAACTTTGTCAGTCGTTTCACACGTGTTTACAATCATATGGCACATTAGCTGCTACGGTGCTGCATACAGGACAAGATACTCATCTTCATTAGACTATTTTGGTGACAAATCGATACTTTTGTCGGAAAATTCTGTTACGGAACACATATTGCGACATTCGAAGTATACGAAGTTTAGGTTTCAAGTTGTTATGTAGGTACGGGTTGTTCCAAATATAGTACATTACAGTGACATCGGGGCCGCACCGTAAGACGTATCTATCTTGTTATAGTGAAGAACTTCATTAAGAGTCTCATGGCTTTAAAGAGTTCACCTGGTCTGTTCTGTAAATAGCAGTCATACGCACTCAttattacaaggttttatttaactagCGATGTATGCTATGTAATGAACTTATGCATGCATGTacgtcaaatcttgcaaattaaattgacttgaaatttggcatagtttacttatgtaaatctggtaataataaaaaaaatctggtgGTGACATAGCAAAGCAAGCTcgcattaaaaatgaaaattttgatttaaacTTTTCTAATATATACGTTTGTCGCCATATGAATTAACGGTAAACCCAAAATATTAGAAGTGCCACTTGGgcgttataaaaaaaagtgtacttacTTACCctatattttatatgaaattttgtaaaaagaaATTTTTTTCCTACAGTACTTTCAGAATCAAGACCACAATCGATTccattagtttaaaaaatgtccccaaaaaaaattacagttttgcgaCCTTTTTTCCATACActtagtatgggcgtgacaaaactgactcatacaattttgtatgaaaaatggggacatttttttaaacgatcggaatcgattgtgcacttgattctgagtaggaaacatattttcaaaaaaaaatgaaaggctacttacacttttttttaaaacgcccacgTACGACATTATTGTAGGTTATTTTTTCATGTACGAACAAGCTTTAACCCCCCAAATAAAGCCAGTAACTAATCACAGCCCTTAAAATTAGTACAACTATAAAAGTGGATCCAGCGGATCGTAAAACAGATGAGGGCATTCGTAAGCTGATCTCCAAGATGAGAGAGATTCCATACATCTTGCAAATTGACAGGAAAATCTGTAAAAGGTATTGCAAAATGAAAGCAGAATATTTTGTGCAAAGAATAAGCAAATTCAAGAGTGTGAGGGGTTACAATTAATAACCCACCCCAC
This window of the Choristoneura fumiferana chromosome 20, NRCan_CFum_1, whole genome shotgun sequence genome carries:
- the LOC141439201 gene encoding MICOS complex subunit Mic10-like: MTKPDKRSFEERYESCFLDLGVKTVAGLVIGSMMGSFFLRSARRWPMYIGGGAGLGMAYTNCENSLNNYLQSMDPKVCTIKKQP